A DNA window from Pseudomonas sp. GD03919 contains the following coding sequences:
- a CDS encoding spermidine synthase, which produces MKRFVLLDTAPIPGTKRALNLFEYGEDFVIKIAGGDGGQLMNTRMHGSEDALAAIPCKQIASRPQVRVLIGGLGMGFTLASALQHLGADAEVAVAELVPGVVEWNRGPLGAKSGYPLHDPRAVIIQEDVAKVLQAAEQCYDAIMLDVDNGPEGLTQKGNDWLYSMDGLRQCAKALRPKGMLAVWSSSADRAFSEKIRKAGFKGEAVQVYAHGNRGTRHTIWIAQKV; this is translated from the coding sequence ATGAAACGCTTTGTCCTGCTCGATACTGCCCCGATCCCGGGTACGAAGCGTGCGCTGAACCTGTTCGAATACGGCGAGGATTTCGTCATCAAGATCGCTGGTGGTGATGGCGGGCAACTGATGAATACGCGCATGCACGGCTCGGAAGATGCCCTGGCCGCGATTCCCTGCAAGCAGATCGCCAGTCGCCCGCAGGTGCGGGTGCTGATTGGTGGTCTGGGCATGGGTTTTACCCTGGCCTCGGCGCTGCAGCATCTGGGCGCGGATGCCGAGGTGGCGGTGGCCGAACTGGTGCCCGGGGTGGTCGAGTGGAACCGTGGCCCGCTCGGGGCGAAGTCCGGTTATCCGTTGCATGACCCGCGTGCAGTGATCATTCAGGAGGACGTCGCCAAGGTGCTGCAGGCCGCCGAGCAGTGCTACGACGCGATCATGCTGGATGTCGACAACGGCCCCGAGGGGCTGACTCAGAAGGGCAATGACTGGCTGTACAGCATGGACGGCCTGCGTCAGTGCGCCAAAGCGTTAAGGCCCAAAGGCATGCTGGCGGTGTGGTCGTCCAGCGCCGACCGCGCCTTTTCCGAGAAAATACGCAAGGCCGGCTTCAAGGGCGAGGCGGTGCAGGTGTATGCCCATGGTAATAGAGGCACGCGGCATACCATCTGGATTGCGCAGAAGGTCTGA
- a CDS encoding D-2-hydroxyacid dehydrogenase, with protein sequence MRLLIAEDDHARYAERIRMACPELQLVAGAQPEALRALADGCDVWLGQPDLLAPLLREGLRPQWLQSTWAGITPLLAHGLPRDYRLTRAVGIFGQVMAEYVLGHLLAHERRLFARLAAQVEQRWDHRLPCSLRGRRVLVVGCGDIGQALANFLQPFGVELRGVASQTREQAPFVEVADLVDLPRLIAWADYVINLLPDTPATRDLYDARLLAYFRADAVLINAGRGVAVVDADLVAALEQNKLAAAVIDVCREEPLPPGHAFWTAPRLLLTGHSSAPTDPLLMSELFIDNLRRWQAGEALRGEVDFARGY encoded by the coding sequence ATGCGCCTGCTGATCGCCGAGGATGATCACGCACGCTATGCCGAGCGCATCCGCATGGCCTGTCCGGAACTGCAACTGGTAGCCGGCGCACAGCCCGAAGCGCTGCGTGCGCTGGCCGATGGCTGCGACGTCTGGCTGGGGCAACCCGATCTGCTCGCACCCTTGCTGCGCGAAGGGTTGCGCCCACAGTGGTTGCAGTCGACCTGGGCCGGTATCACGCCGTTGCTGGCCCATGGATTGCCGCGTGATTACCGCCTGACCCGCGCTGTCGGCATCTTCGGTCAGGTGATGGCCGAATACGTGCTGGGGCATCTGCTGGCTCATGAACGGCGCCTGTTCGCCCGCCTGGCGGCGCAGGTCGAGCAGCGTTGGGATCATCGTCTGCCGTGCAGCCTGCGCGGGCGCCGCGTGCTGGTGGTCGGTTGCGGCGATATCGGTCAGGCCCTGGCCAATTTTCTTCAGCCCTTTGGGGTGGAGCTGCGCGGCGTCGCCAGTCAGACGCGTGAGCAGGCGCCTTTTGTCGAGGTGGCAGATCTGGTTGACCTGCCACGGCTGATTGCCTGGGCCGATTACGTGATCAACCTGCTACCGGATACGCCGGCTACACGTGATCTGTACGATGCCCGGCTGCTGGCCTATTTCCGTGCGGATGCGGTGCTGATCAATGCCGGTCGTGGCGTTGCCGTGGTCGATGCCGACCTGGTGGCAGCGCTTGAGCAGAACAAACTGGCTGCTGCGGTGATCGACGTCTGCCGTGAAGAGCCGCTGCCGCCCGGTCATGCGTTCTGGACGGCGCCGCGTTTGCTGCTCACCGGTCACAGCTCGGCACCCACCGACCCGCTGCTGATGAGCGAGCTGTTCATCGACAACCTGAGGCGCTGGCAAGCTGGAGAGGCGTTGCGCGGTGAGGTGGATTTTGCCCGTGGTTACTGA
- a CDS encoding SMP-30/gluconolactonase/LRE family protein, with protein MKKLLALLVVLLAAAAGYLALTPSPIDPLPWDAAPAPAMTGVLEPNDTLMKAELLAGGQVHGPEDTAVDGQGRVYAGLHDGRIVRVLADDSLETFADTGGRPLGMNFDADGNLIVADAYKGLLSIDPQGMIKVLATEADGLPFAFTDDLDIASDGTIYFSDASSRFQQPDYLLDLLEARPHGRLLSYDPTSGETRVLLNGLYFANGVALSANEDFVLVNETYRYRITRYWLKGDKAGQHDIFIDNLPGLPDNLQGDRNGTFWVALPTPRKADADFLHRHPWLKAQLAKLPRALWPKAIPYGLAIALNENGEIVRSLHDTSGTHLRMVTSVKPVGDYLYFGSLDNDRIGKLQIH; from the coding sequence CTGAAAAAACTGCTTGCCCTGCTCGTCGTGCTGCTGGCCGCAGCGGCTGGTTATCTGGCCCTCACGCCCAGCCCGATCGACCCACTGCCCTGGGACGCTGCACCCGCCCCGGCGATGACTGGCGTGCTGGAGCCCAACGACACCCTGATGAAGGCCGAGCTGCTGGCAGGCGGCCAGGTTCACGGCCCGGAAGATACTGCAGTCGATGGCCAGGGCCGGGTCTACGCCGGCCTGCATGACGGGCGCATCGTCCGCGTGCTGGCAGACGACAGCCTGGAAACCTTCGCCGATACCGGCGGCCGCCCACTGGGCATGAACTTCGATGCCGATGGCAATCTGATCGTCGCTGACGCCTACAAGGGCCTGTTGAGCATCGACCCGCAGGGTATGATCAAGGTGCTTGCCACCGAGGCCGACGGCCTGCCCTTCGCCTTCACCGATGACCTGGATATCGCCAGCGACGGGACCATCTACTTCAGCGACGCCTCCTCACGCTTCCAGCAGCCGGACTACCTGCTCGACCTGCTCGAAGCCCGCCCGCATGGGCGCCTGCTCAGCTACGACCCGACCAGCGGCGAAACCCGCGTGCTGCTCAATGGCCTGTACTTCGCCAACGGCGTCGCCCTGTCGGCGAACGAGGACTTCGTGCTGGTCAACGAGACCTATCGCTATCGCATTACCCGCTATTGGCTCAAGGGTGACAAGGCCGGCCAGCACGACATCTTCATCGACAACCTGCCGGGCCTGCCGGACAACCTGCAGGGCGACCGCAACGGCACCTTCTGGGTCGCGCTGCCGACCCCGCGCAAGGCCGACGCCGACTTCCTCCATCGCCACCCCTGGCTCAAGGCACAACTGGCCAAGCTGCCGCGCGCGCTGTGGCCGAAAGCAATCCCTTATGGCCTCGCCATCGCCCTCAACGAGAACGGCGAGATCGTCCGAAGCCTGCATGACACCAGCGGCACACACCTGCGCATGGTCACCTCGGTGAAGCCGGTAGGCGACTACCTGTACTTCGGTAGCCTGGACAACGACCGTATCGGCAAACTGCAGATTCACTGA
- a CDS encoding YcgL domain-containing protein: MKRICSIYKSPRKNEMYLYVLKAEALTRVPEGLLAVFGPPAHAFDLVLSPERQLAREDISLVLENLEKQGYHLQMPPPEEEYIQHLPDELLRRNDPV, from the coding sequence GTGAAACGCATCTGTTCCATCTACAAAAGCCCGCGCAAGAACGAGATGTACCTCTACGTACTCAAGGCCGAGGCGCTGACCCGAGTGCCCGAAGGTCTGCTCGCGGTATTCGGCCCGCCCGCGCATGCCTTCGATCTGGTGCTCAGCCCGGAGCGCCAGTTGGCACGCGAGGACATCAGCCTGGTGCTGGAGAATCTCGAGAAACAGGGTTATCACCTGCAGATGCCGCCGCCCGAGGAGGAATACATCCAGCATCTGCCCGACGAGCTGCTGCGCCGCAACGACCCGGTGTAA
- the gdhA gene encoding NADP-specific glutamate dehydrogenase, which produces MSLSVDAFLARLKQRDPDQPEFHQAVEEVVRTLWPFLEANPRYREAGILERMVEPERAILFRVPWVDDRGQVQVNRGYRIQMSSAIGPYKGGLRFHPSVNLGVLKFLAFEQVFKNSLTSLPMGGGKGGSDFDPKGKSEGEVMRFCQSFMTELYRHIGADLDVPAGDIGVGGREIGYLFGQYKRLSNQFTSVLTGKGLSYGGSLIRPEATGYGCVYFAQEMLKRIDQGFEDKRVAISGSGNVAQYAAQKVMELGGRVISLSDSEGTLYAEGGLSDEQWLYLMDLKNVRRGRLREMAEHYGLQFLAGQRPWDLPCDIALPCATQNELDGENARTLLKNGCISVAEGANMPSTLEAVDLFLEAGICYAPGKASNAGGVATSGLEMSQNAMRLHWSAGEVDERLHGIMQNIHHACVHHGEENGRINYVKGANIAGFVKVADAMLAQGVV; this is translated from the coding sequence ATGTCGTTGTCCGTTGATGCATTCCTGGCGCGCCTGAAACAGCGCGATCCCGACCAACCGGAGTTCCACCAGGCGGTGGAAGAGGTCGTGCGTACTCTATGGCCTTTCCTCGAAGCCAATCCGCGCTATCGCGAGGCCGGCATTCTCGAGCGCATGGTCGAACCTGAGCGTGCCATCCTGTTCCGGGTGCCGTGGGTCGATGACCGTGGTCAGGTGCAGGTCAACCGTGGCTACCGCATCCAGATGAGCAGTGCCATCGGCCCCTACAAGGGTGGCCTGCGCTTTCACCCCTCGGTGAACCTGGGCGTACTCAAGTTCCTGGCTTTCGAACAGGTGTTCAAGAATTCGCTGACCTCGCTGCCCATGGGCGGCGGCAAGGGCGGCTCGGACTTCGACCCCAAGGGCAAGAGCGAGGGCGAGGTGATGCGCTTCTGTCAGTCGTTCATGACTGAACTGTATCGTCATATCGGTGCCGATCTCGACGTGCCGGCTGGTGACATTGGCGTAGGTGGCCGCGAGATCGGCTACCTGTTCGGCCAGTACAAGCGCCTGTCCAACCAGTTCACCTCGGTGCTGACCGGCAAGGGCCTGAGCTACGGCGGCAGCCTGATCCGCCCGGAAGCCACCGGCTATGGCTGCGTTTATTTCGCTCAGGAGATGCTCAAGCGCATCGATCAGGGTTTCGAAGACAAGCGCGTGGCCATTTCCGGTTCCGGCAACGTCGCCCAGTATGCGGCGCAGAAGGTCATGGAGCTGGGCGGTCGGGTGATTTCGCTGTCCGACTCCGAGGGCACTCTGTATGCCGAGGGTGGCCTGAGTGATGAGCAGTGGCTGTACCTGATGGACCTGAAGAACGTGCGTCGTGGTCGCCTGCGTGAGATGGCCGAGCACTATGGCCTGCAGTTCCTGGCGGGCCAGCGTCCCTGGGATCTGCCGTGCGATATCGCGCTGCCCTGCGCAACGCAGAACGAGCTGGACGGCGAGAATGCCCGCACCCTGCTGAAGAATGGCTGCATCAGCGTGGCTGAGGGTGCCAATATGCCCTCGACCCTGGAAGCTGTTGACCTGTTCCTCGAGGCCGGCATCTGCTACGCCCCGGGCAAGGCTTCCAATGCCGGTGGCGTGGCCACCAGCGGCCTGGAAATGAGCCAGAACGCCATGCGCCTGCACTGGAGCGCCGGCGAGGTGGACGAGCGTCTGCACGGCATCATGCAGAACATCCACCATGCCTGCGTGCACCATGGCGAGGAGAATGGCCGCATCAACTACGTAAAGGGCGCCAACATCGCCGGCTTCGTCAAGGTCGCCGATGCCATGCTGGCGCAAGGCGTGGTCTGA
- the rnd gene encoding ribonuclease D, which translates to MANDIHWILDDASLAEHCAAWQALPFVALDTEFMRVDTFYPIAGLLQVSSGDGAYLIDPLRISDWRPFAALLEAPNVVKVLHSCSEDLEVFLRLSGSLPAPLFDTQLAAGYLNLGFSMGYSRLVQALLDIELPKGETRSDWLQRPLSELQVRYAAEDVLHLVEVYRALMARLAPQKVEWIIEDGAELVANLGREVAPEDAWREAKLAWKLSRQQQAVLRALCAWREREARARNQPRNRVLREHSLWPLARTQPDNLVALARIEDMHPKTVRQDGETLLQLIHEAAALPPAQWPEALPEPLPVEASALLKKLRAVGQREGERLDIVPELMLRKKTLEALLKSGYPHGPYQLPDSLRGWRRELMGQALLDCLAAEGESA; encoded by the coding sequence GTGGCTAACGACATTCACTGGATTCTCGACGACGCCAGCCTGGCCGAGCATTGCGCTGCCTGGCAGGCGCTGCCCTTCGTCGCGCTGGACACCGAGTTCATGCGCGTCGACACCTTCTATCCCATCGCCGGGTTGCTGCAGGTCAGCAGTGGCGACGGCGCCTATCTGATCGACCCCTTGCGCATCAGCGACTGGCGGCCTTTCGCTGCGTTGCTCGAAGCACCGAACGTGGTCAAGGTGCTGCATTCGTGCAGTGAAGACCTGGAGGTGTTCCTGCGCCTGAGCGGCAGCCTGCCGGCGCCGCTGTTCGATACGCAACTGGCGGCGGGTTATCTCAACCTCGGTTTCTCCATGGGCTACTCGCGCCTGGTGCAGGCCCTGCTCGATATCGAGCTGCCCAAGGGCGAAACCCGCTCCGACTGGTTGCAGCGGCCGCTGTCCGAGCTGCAGGTGCGTTACGCCGCCGAGGATGTGCTGCATCTGGTCGAGGTATATCGCGCATTGATGGCGCGTCTGGCGCCGCAGAAGGTCGAGTGGATAATTGAAGACGGCGCCGAGCTGGTGGCCAATCTGGGGCGCGAGGTGGCGCCCGAGGACGCCTGGCGTGAAGCCAAGCTGGCCTGGAAATTGTCGCGTCAGCAGCAGGCCGTGCTGCGCGCCCTGTGCGCCTGGCGCGAGCGCGAGGCGCGGGCGCGCAATCAGCCGCGCAACCGCGTGCTGCGCGAGCACTCGCTGTGGCCGCTGGCGCGCACCCAGCCGGACAATCTGGTGGCGTTGGCGCGTATCGAGGACATGCACCCGAAAACCGTGCGTCAGGATGGCGAAACCCTGCTACAGCTGATTCACGAGGCTGCGGCGCTGCCGCCTGCGCAATGGCCTGAAGCCCTGCCCGAGCCGTTGCCGGTCGAGGCCTCGGCGTTGCTCAAGAAGCTGCGCGCCGTCGGCCAGCGCGAGGGTGAGCGGCTGGATATCGTGCCGGAGCTGATGTTGCGCAAGAAAACCCTGGAAGCCTTGCTTAAAAGTGGTTATCCGCATGGCCCTTACCAATTGCCCGACTCCCTGCGCGGCTGGCGCCGGGAGCTGATGGGCCAGGCTTTGCTTGACTGCCTGGCCGCCGAAGGAGAATCCGCGTGA